The following coding sequences are from one Streptomyces sp. NBC_01294 window:
- the gyrB gene encoding DNA topoisomerase (ATP-hydrolyzing) subunit B, producing the protein MLCQKGRFVADSGNPNDKNESTADGEAAEAGGSSYTGSNIQVLEGLDAVRKRPGMYIGSTGERGLHHLVYEVVDNSVDEALAGHADTIDVTILADGGVKVVDNGRGIPVDIVPSEGKPAVEVVLTVLHAGGKFGGGGYAVSGGLHGVGVSVVNALSTRVAVEVRRDGYRWTQDYKLGAPTAALAKNEETAETGTSVTFWADGDIFETTEYSFETLSRRFQEMAFLNKGLTLSLTDERESAKATAGADDPDADAAEPQARTVKYYYEGGIVDFVKYLNSRKGELIHPTVIDVEAEDKERMLSVEIAMQWNSQYTEGVYSFANTIHTHEGGTHEEGFRAALTGLVNRYAREKKLLREKDDNLAGEDVREGLTAIISVKLGEPQFEGQTKTKLGNTEAKTFVQKVVHEHLNDWFDRNPNEAADIIRKSIQAATARVAARKARDLTRRKGLLESASLPGKLSDCQSNDPTKCEIFIVEGDSAGGSAKSGRNPMYQAILPIRGKILNVEKARIDKILQNTEVQALISAFGTGVHEDFDIEKLRYHKIILMADADVDGQHINTLLLTFLFRFMRPLVEAGHVYLSRPPLYKIKWGRDDFEYAYSDRERDALVELGKQNGKRIKEDSIQRFKGLGEMNAEELRVTTMDVDHRVLGQVTLDDAAQADDLFSVLMGEDVEARRSFIQRNAKDVRFLDI; encoded by the coding sequence GTGCTGTGCCAGAAAGGGCGCTTCGTGGCCGATTCCGGCAACCCCAACGACAAGAACGAGTCCACCGCCGACGGCGAGGCCGCCGAGGCAGGTGGATCTTCGTATACCGGCAGCAACATCCAGGTCCTGGAGGGCCTGGACGCGGTCCGCAAGCGGCCCGGCATGTACATCGGCTCCACCGGCGAGCGTGGTCTGCACCACCTCGTCTACGAGGTCGTCGACAACTCCGTCGACGAGGCCCTGGCCGGCCACGCGGACACCATCGACGTGACGATCCTGGCCGACGGGGGGGTCAAGGTCGTCGACAACGGCCGCGGCATCCCGGTCGACATCGTCCCGTCCGAGGGCAAGCCGGCCGTCGAGGTCGTCCTGACCGTCCTGCACGCGGGCGGCAAGTTCGGCGGCGGCGGCTACGCCGTCTCCGGCGGTCTGCACGGCGTCGGCGTCTCCGTCGTGAACGCCCTGTCGACGCGCGTCGCGGTCGAGGTCCGGCGTGACGGCTACCGCTGGACCCAGGACTACAAGCTCGGTGCCCCGACCGCCGCCCTGGCGAAGAACGAGGAGACCGCCGAGACGGGCACCTCGGTCACCTTCTGGGCCGACGGCGACATCTTCGAGACGACCGAGTACTCCTTCGAGACGCTGTCGCGCCGCTTCCAGGAGATGGCCTTCCTCAACAAGGGCCTCACCCTGTCGCTGACGGACGAGCGCGAGTCGGCGAAGGCGACGGCGGGTGCCGACGACCCGGACGCGGACGCGGCCGAGCCCCAGGCGCGCACGGTGAAGTACTACTACGAGGGCGGCATCGTCGACTTCGTGAAGTACCTCAACTCGCGCAAGGGCGAGCTGATCCACCCGACCGTCATCGACGTCGAGGCCGAGGACAAGGAGCGCATGCTCTCGGTCGAGATCGCGATGCAGTGGAACTCGCAGTACACCGAGGGTGTCTACTCCTTCGCGAACACGATCCACACGCACGAGGGCGGTACGCACGAGGAGGGCTTCCGTGCGGCGCTGACGGGTCTGGTCAACCGGTACGCGCGCGAGAAGAAGCTGCTGCGCGAGAAGGACGACAACCTCGCCGGCGAGGACGTCCGCGAGGGTCTGACGGCGATCATCTCGGTGAAGCTGGGCGAGCCCCAGTTCGAGGGCCAGACGAAGACCAAGCTGGGCAACACCGAGGCGAAGACCTTCGTGCAGAAGGTCGTGCACGAGCACCTCAACGACTGGTTCGACCGGAACCCGAACGAGGCCGCGGACATCATCCGCAAGTCGATCCAGGCGGCCACGGCGCGCGTCGCGGCCCGCAAGGCCCGTGACCTCACCCGTCGCAAGGGTCTGCTGGAGAGCGCCTCGCTGCCGGGCAAGCTGTCCGACTGCCAGTCGAACGACCCGACCAAGTGCGAGATCTTCATCGTCGAGGGCGACTCGGCCGGTGGCTCCGCGAAGTCCGGCCGCAACCCGATGTACCAGGCCATCCTGCCCATCCGCGGCAAGATCCTGAACGTCGAGAAGGCCCGTATCGACAAGATCCTCCAGAACACCGAGGTCCAGGCGCTGATCAGCGCCTTCGGTACCGGTGTGCACGAGGACTTCGACATCGAGAAGCTCCGCTATCACAAGATCATCCTGATGGCGGACGCCGACGTCGACGGCCAGCACATCAACACCCTGCTGCTGACCTTCCTGTTCCGCTTCATGCGGCCGCTGGTCGAGGCCGGTCACGTGTACCTGTCGCGCCCGCCGCTCTACAAGATCAAGTGGGGCCGGGACGACTTCGAGTACGCGTACTCGGACCGCGAGCGCGACGCGCTGGTGGAGCTCGGCAAGCAGAACGGCAAGCGGATCAAGGAAGACTCGATCCAGCGCTTCAAGGGTCTGGGCGAGATGAACGCCGAGGAGCTGCGCGTCACCACGATGGACGTGGACCACCGCGTCCTCGGCCAGGTCACGCTCGACGACGCGGCGCAGGCCGACGACCTGTTCTCGGTGCTGATGGGTGAGGACGTCGAGGCGCGACGCTCCTTCATCCAGCGCAACGCCAAGGACGTCCGCTTCCTCGACATCTGA